The Aureitalea marina genome includes a window with the following:
- the hemB gene encoding porphobilinogen synthase, translating into MYPLRRNRRLRSTASIRALVRETTLSPNDFLVPLFVVEGKGVKEEIPSMPGYYRMSLDLLSEEAKELQAMGLLAVLLFVKVDDSLKDNAGKEALNPNGLMQRAVKTIKEATPELLVMTDVALDPYSQYGHDGIVEDGQILNDATNDVLAQMALSHAMAGADFVAPSDMMDGRVLRIRQALDEQGKEGTGIMSYSAKYASAFYGPFRDALDSAPGFGDKKTYQMDPANREEAIRETEMDIDEGADIVMVKPGLCYLDIVREIKNAVEVPVAVYQVSGEYAMLKAAAEKGWLEHDAVMLEQLTAIKRAGADIIATYFAREAVKLLS; encoded by the coding sequence ATGTATCCACTGAGAAGAAATCGAAGATTGCGTTCAACGGCCTCTATCAGGGCCTTGGTCAGAGAGACCACGCTTAGTCCAAATGATTTCCTTGTTCCGCTCTTTGTGGTTGAAGGTAAAGGCGTAAAAGAAGAGATTCCTTCCATGCCAGGCTATTATCGGATGAGTCTTGACCTACTATCTGAAGAGGCCAAAGAACTTCAAGCAATGGGGCTTTTAGCCGTCTTGCTCTTCGTCAAAGTTGATGATTCGCTTAAAGATAACGCAGGGAAAGAAGCCCTAAACCCGAATGGTCTGATGCAACGAGCCGTAAAGACCATCAAGGAGGCCACACCAGAATTGCTGGTGATGACAGATGTCGCCTTGGATCCCTATTCTCAATATGGACACGATGGCATAGTAGAGGACGGACAGATACTAAACGATGCTACAAACGATGTGTTGGCTCAAATGGCCTTGTCCCATGCTATGGCCGGTGCCGATTTTGTTGCACCCAGCGATATGATGGATGGTCGTGTTCTTAGAATACGACAGGCACTGGACGAGCAAGGCAAGGAAGGAACTGGCATTATGAGCTATAGTGCCAAATACGCATCGGCCTTCTACGGGCCATTTAGGGATGCCCTTGATTCTGCACCTGGATTTGGAGATAAGAAAACCTACCAAATGGACCCTGCCAACCGGGAAGAAGCTATCCGCGAAACCGAAATGGACATCGATGAAGGAGCAGATATCGTTATGGTCAAACCGGGACTGTGCTACCTGGACATTGTCCGTGAGATCAAAAATGCGGTCGAAGTTCCTGTAGCTGTCTATCAGGTCAGTGGAGAATACGCCATGCTTAAGGCAGCGGCCGAGAAAGGCTGGCTGGAACACGATGCCGTCATGCTAGAACAGTTAACCGCAATCAAACGCGCCGGAGCAGACATCATTGCCACCTATTTTGCCCGGGAAGCCGTCAAACTTTTATCCTGA
- the hemF gene encoding oxygen-dependent coproporphyrinogen oxidase, producing MKDKFIAYIQELQERICSELEAIDGGAKFREDLWERPGGGGGRTRVIENGSVFEKGGVNTSVVHGDLPESMQAYFGVGEAQFFACGLSLVIHPQNPHVPTVHANWRYFEMYNQEGEVVDRWFGGGQDLTPYYLYKEDAEHFHQVCKTACDASGPDFYLNYKKKCDEYFYNTHRGEARGIGGLFFDYLKPTDSRSLEDWFQFVTAVGDSFLSAYTPIVNRRKDQDFTQAQRDWQEIRRGRYVEFNLVHDKGTLFGLRTKGRIESILMSLPPRVQWQYDHQAAEGSAEEKLIEVLKNPKNWV from the coding sequence ATGAAGGATAAGTTTATAGCGTATATCCAGGAACTGCAGGAAAGGATCTGCAGTGAATTGGAGGCCATTGATGGTGGTGCTAAATTCAGAGAAGACCTCTGGGAACGTCCAGGTGGTGGAGGTGGCCGCACAAGAGTCATCGAGAACGGTTCGGTCTTTGAGAAAGGTGGAGTAAATACCTCTGTTGTTCACGGAGACCTACCCGAGTCCATGCAAGCCTATTTCGGTGTTGGCGAGGCACAATTCTTCGCTTGCGGACTAAGCTTGGTCATCCATCCTCAAAATCCACATGTGCCAACCGTACACGCCAATTGGCGATATTTTGAAATGTACAACCAAGAAGGCGAAGTTGTAGATCGCTGGTTTGGAGGAGGACAAGATCTCACACCCTACTATTTGTACAAGGAGGACGCAGAGCATTTCCATCAGGTCTGTAAAACGGCTTGCGATGCCAGTGGCCCGGATTTCTATCTCAATTACAAGAAGAAATGTGACGAGTATTTTTACAATACCCACCGGGGAGAGGCACGGGGAATTGGCGGCCTCTTCTTTGATTACTTGAAACCTACAGATAGTAGGTCCTTAGAAGATTGGTTCCAATTCGTGACCGCAGTTGGTGATAGCTTCCTTTCAGCCTACACACCCATAGTGAACAGACGTAAGGATCAAGACTTTACACAAGCGCAAAGGGACTGGCAGGAGATCAGAAGGGGCCGATATGTAGAGTTCAACCTGGTCCACGACAAAGGAACCCTCTTCGGCCTGAGAACAAAGGGCAGAATCGAAAGTATTCTAATGAGCCTGCCACCTCGAGTCCAATGGCAATATGACCATCAGGCGGCAGAAGGTTCCGCGGAAGAAAAACTGATCGAAGTACTAAAAAACCCTAAAAACTGGGTTTAA
- a CDS encoding EI24 domain-containing protein, which produces MIGSILDGIKAYGVSFRLLGELGLWRYFFVPMGISLFIAANIILATWGWSDNLGEWIAGIWVWDWGKVTFAVISEILGGVIIFILGLIVYKHLVMALSAPFMSPVSEAIEKHLNGEVGGKLHKRFFPQLRRGIQINIRNLFMELLLSIPVLLLGFVPIIGVASTVLLFLLQSYYAGFGNMDYTLERHMSVKESIQFVKARRGLAIGNGVPFMLLLLIPIVGVILVLPLSVTASSYLTVQELTKETQDEG; this is translated from the coding sequence ATGATCGGAAGTATACTTGATGGAATTAAGGCCTACGGTGTCAGTTTCCGACTCCTCGGAGAATTGGGACTATGGCGGTATTTCTTTGTACCCATGGGTATCAGCCTTTTTATCGCGGCGAACATTATCCTGGCTACTTGGGGTTGGAGCGACAACTTGGGCGAATGGATAGCTGGAATCTGGGTTTGGGATTGGGGAAAGGTAACTTTTGCGGTCATCAGTGAGATCCTGGGTGGAGTGATCATCTTTATACTGGGATTAATCGTTTACAAACATCTGGTTATGGCTTTGAGCGCTCCCTTTATGAGCCCCGTTTCTGAGGCTATTGAAAAACATTTGAACGGCGAAGTTGGGGGTAAACTACACAAGCGGTTCTTTCCTCAATTGAGGCGGGGAATACAGATCAACATTCGGAACCTCTTCATGGAACTGCTATTGAGCATCCCGGTTCTCCTGCTTGGGTTCGTTCCAATTATTGGCGTCGCTTCTACTGTTTTGCTATTTCTGTTGCAATCCTATTACGCCGGATTTGGAAATATGGACTACACCCTGGAAAGACATATGAGCGTAAAGGAAAGTATTCAGTTTGTGAAAGCCAGACGAGGCCTGGCCATCGGAAATGGGGTTCCTTTCATGCTTCTACTATTGATCCCTATAGTTGGAGTAATCCTGGTACTGCCGCTCTCCGTGACGGCTTCGAGCTACTTAACGGTCCAGGAACTAACTAAAGAAACACAAGATGAAGGATAA
- a CDS encoding DUF6973 domain-containing protein, with product MILGLIKQLSWKEILGLVGLCLRRPAYVLPTIKATKNCISLCDEFYGKTHHLDNRANAVRHVLWNLLIAKYCIQRRLKPLKVMDWTNTITDWHEQFSINPPLQQAMDLHNNAVGRNWLSELGHMTGNEIMHELILRALKAKKVGSEEEIPEEKNIIVYIED from the coding sequence ATGATCCTCGGCCTGATCAAGCAACTCAGCTGGAAGGAGATACTAGGTCTGGTAGGTCTTTGTCTCCGACGCCCGGCTTACGTGCTGCCTACTATTAAGGCTACAAAAAATTGTATTTCACTTTGCGACGAATTCTATGGGAAGACACATCACCTGGACAATAGAGCTAATGCGGTAAGACACGTTCTGTGGAACCTGCTGATCGCGAAATACTGCATCCAAAGGAGACTAAAACCACTGAAAGTAATGGATTGGACAAATACCATAACAGACTGGCACGAGCAATTTTCGATCAATCCTCCATTACAGCAGGCCATGGACTTGCACAACAATGCCGTTGGCCGAAATTGGTTGTCTGAATTGGGTCATATGACGGGCAATGAGATCATGCACGAGTTGATCCTTAGGGCGTTGAAAGCGAAAAAGGTGGGCAGTGAGGAGGAGATCCCAGAAGAAAAGAACATAATCGTTTATATTGAAGATTGA
- the hemE gene encoding uroporphyrinogen decarboxylase, protein MIKNDLFLRALKGETVNRPPVWMMRQAGRYLPEFMELKNKYDFFTRCQTPELASEITVQPIRRYGMDAAILFSDILVVPQAMNIDVEMKAGVGPWVPDPIRKASDLDRVIVPDVNESLGYVMDAIKMTKEKLAGEIPLIGFAGSPWTLLCYCVEGQGSKNFAKAKELCYTDPKTAHELLERITQTTIQYLHAKVDAGVNAVQIFDSWGGLLSPEDYDEFSWRYIQPIVSALRSRVPVIVFGKGCWFALNKMAQSGASALGVDWTCSARNARYLSGGQITLQGNFDPSRLLSPPEDIKRMVTEMIDQFGKDRYIVNLGHGILPNIPVENAAAFVEAVKSYGQ, encoded by the coding sequence ATGATCAAGAATGATCTTTTCTTAAGAGCCCTAAAAGGGGAAACCGTAAACCGCCCACCGGTCTGGATGATGAGACAAGCCGGACGCTACTTACCTGAATTCATGGAGCTGAAGAATAAATATGATTTCTTCACCCGTTGCCAGACTCCGGAGCTCGCCAGTGAGATCACCGTTCAGCCCATCAGGAGATACGGAATGGATGCCGCCATTCTCTTTAGTGATATCCTGGTTGTCCCTCAGGCTATGAACATCGATGTGGAAATGAAAGCGGGAGTTGGCCCATGGGTTCCGGACCCAATTAGAAAGGCTAGCGACCTAGATAGGGTGATAGTCCCGGACGTCAACGAATCCCTGGGCTATGTGATGGACGCTATCAAAATGACCAAGGAGAAACTGGCTGGAGAGATCCCATTGATCGGTTTTGCAGGAAGTCCCTGGACCTTATTATGCTATTGTGTGGAAGGCCAAGGGTCCAAGAACTTTGCAAAGGCCAAGGAACTTTGCTATACCGATCCGAAAACGGCTCACGAGTTGTTGGAACGCATTACGCAAACCACAATACAATATTTGCACGCCAAAGTGGATGCTGGGGTAAATGCCGTTCAGATCTTCGACAGCTGGGGAGGATTACTGTCGCCTGAAGACTATGACGAATTTAGTTGGAGGTACATTCAACCTATTGTGAGTGCACTCAGAAGTAGGGTTCCTGTGATCGTATTTGGTAAAGGGTGCTGGTTTGCCCTGAACAAGATGGCGCAAAGTGGCGCATCGGCTCTGGGAGTAGATTGGACGTGTTCAGCACGAAATGCACGCTATCTCTCCGGAGGACAGATCACGCTTCAAGGTAATTTTGATCCTTCCAGGTTACTCAGCCCTCCGGAAGATATTAAGCGCATGGTGACCGAGATGATCGACCAGTTTGGAAAAGATCGTTATATCGTCAACCTGGGACACGGAATATTACCCAATATACCGGTAGAAAATGCTGCCGCCTTTGTGGAAGCCGTAAAGAGCTACGGACAATAA
- a CDS encoding uroporphyrinogen-III synthase — translation MKTLLSTRKLSPSQRDLILGRGHAVVDYNAIQIIPLDFEAPKEIDKLIFTSGNAVRLFFEKTGKQIPIKEIYCVGIKTEQKLIEYGQKVTMTANNSSELGQYLIKKYQNQDFLFVCSEQRLDILPDLLKSAKNHVFELKIYQIKPVLHRFDQKFDGILFFSPSGVDSYFQNNTAGKSPLICIGETTAKEAALHTENVWIAKQATVESVIAKTIKVLNNDQE, via the coding sequence ATGAAAACGCTTCTATCAACCAGGAAACTGAGTCCTTCTCAGCGAGATCTTATCCTGGGAAGAGGACACGCTGTCGTGGACTACAATGCTATCCAAATAATACCCTTGGATTTTGAGGCCCCTAAAGAGATAGACAAACTCATCTTTACCAGCGGGAATGCAGTACGTTTATTCTTTGAAAAAACGGGGAAACAAATCCCGATTAAAGAAATATACTGTGTCGGGATTAAAACTGAACAGAAATTGATCGAATATGGTCAAAAAGTGACCATGACTGCCAATAATTCGTCCGAATTAGGGCAATATTTGATCAAAAAGTATCAAAATCAAGACTTTTTGTTTGTTTGTTCGGAGCAACGACTGGACATATTACCAGATCTGCTGAAATCGGCAAAAAATCATGTTTTTGAGCTAAAAATCTATCAAATCAAGCCTGTTTTACATCGTTTTGATCAAAAATTTGATGGAATACTGTTTTTTAGCCCGAGTGGCGTGGATAGTTATTTTCAAAATAACACAGCGGGGAAAAGCCCGCTCATTTGCATAGGCGAAACCACTGCAAAGGAAGCTGCTTTACATACTGAAAACGTGTGGATCGCCAAGCAGGCAACCGTAGAAAGTGTGATCGCTAAAACCATAAAAGTTCTGAATAATGATCAAGAATGA
- the hemC gene encoding hydroxymethylbilane synthase: MSQTIRIGTRESELARWQASQVATLLEKAGHSTQLVPIRSEGDIRLDQPLYELGITGIFTKTLDIALLQDRIDLAVHSFKDVPTALPKGLEQFAVLERAPSKDILVFNQRPDLDSDCLIATGSLRRAAQWLHRYPNHQTTDLRGNVNTRLKKLSESNWQGAIFAYAGLERIGLLPEDRMDLDWMIPAPAQGAVMVTGRGKDAILKQAVGEINHHPTEICTQLEREFLRTLEGGCTAPIGALAKWHTDSIEFTGLLNSLDGKTALCVEEQISIDQVEGAGIRLAKNLLNSGGTELMEAIRQSQSK; this comes from the coding sequence TTGAGCCAAACTATCCGAATCGGGACCCGGGAAAGTGAATTGGCCCGTTGGCAAGCATCCCAGGTAGCTACTTTACTTGAAAAAGCCGGACACAGTACCCAATTGGTGCCTATCCGTTCTGAGGGTGATATTCGATTGGATCAACCCCTTTACGAGCTCGGAATTACAGGAATCTTCACTAAGACCCTGGACATAGCCTTACTACAGGACCGGATCGATCTGGCTGTTCACAGTTTTAAGGACGTCCCTACAGCCTTGCCCAAAGGGCTGGAACAATTTGCTGTTCTTGAGCGTGCTCCCAGCAAGGATATTTTGGTCTTTAACCAAAGACCTGATCTGGATTCGGATTGCTTGATCGCAACCGGTAGTCTGAGACGGGCTGCTCAGTGGCTGCATCGATACCCCAATCACCAGACTACGGATCTACGCGGCAACGTCAATACCAGGCTGAAGAAATTGAGCGAAAGTAATTGGCAGGGAGCCATCTTTGCTTATGCCGGATTGGAACGAATTGGCTTATTGCCCGAAGATCGAATGGACCTGGACTGGATGATTCCGGCTCCTGCTCAAGGGGCAGTGATGGTGACGGGACGAGGGAAGGATGCGATTCTAAAACAAGCAGTTGGCGAGATCAATCATCACCCAACCGAGATCTGTACTCAGCTGGAACGTGAATTCCTCCGAACCCTGGAAGGGGGGTGTACTGCACCCATAGGTGCCCTTGCTAAATGGCATACGGACAGCATTGAATTCACGGGACTACTCAACTCCCTGGATGGCAAAACGGCCCTCTGTGTAGAGGAACAGATCAGCATTGACCAGGTGGAAGGAGCGGGAATTCGATTGGCTAAAAATCTGTTGAATTCCGGCGGCACAGAACTAATGGAAGCCATTCGTCAATCTCAAAGTAAATGA
- the hemA gene encoding glutamyl-tRNA reductase, protein MRENNASSTTALNSGAKFYVIGLSYIKADAEIRGHFSLDREGCDRLIDTAKEQGIPSLSVISTCNRTELYGFADHPYQLIKLLCEQTKGTLEEFEQVAYILKGDEAINHLFRVATGLESQILGDFEIISQLKTSFRHSKNRGMLNAYMERLANALIQASKRIKNETELSSGATSVSYAAVQYIKDNVQDVGEKNILLFGTGKIGRNTCENLVKHTHNDHIVLINRTKERAQEIAGKFNLQVRDYNQIESEIARTDVMVVATGAQTPTASAEILHLTKPLLILDLSIPRNVDINVQQNPLVTLVHLDELSKATQSTLEKRSAHIPMAEEIIEEVKTEFSAWSETRKFAPVLKALKSKLADIKTGEIDNQSRKIEGFNQEQAQIISDRLIHKITTQVANHLKNANGSTQISLEVIRQVFQLEEEH, encoded by the coding sequence ATGAGAGAAAACAACGCAAGCAGTACAACAGCGCTCAACTCAGGTGCCAAATTCTATGTGATCGGCCTGAGTTATATCAAAGCTGACGCAGAGATCCGGGGTCATTTCAGCCTGGATCGGGAGGGCTGCGACAGACTGATCGATACCGCGAAAGAGCAGGGAATACCCTCTTTGTCTGTCATCTCTACATGCAATCGCACCGAACTATACGGATTTGCTGACCACCCTTATCAGCTGATCAAACTCCTCTGCGAACAGACCAAAGGAACATTGGAAGAATTTGAGCAAGTAGCTTATATCCTAAAAGGGGATGAGGCCATCAATCATCTGTTCCGTGTTGCTACCGGTTTGGAAAGCCAAATACTTGGTGACTTCGAGATCATTAGCCAATTAAAGACTTCTTTCAGGCATTCCAAGAATCGAGGAATGCTGAACGCCTATATGGAACGCCTGGCCAATGCCCTGATACAAGCCAGCAAGCGAATCAAGAACGAAACTGAGCTGTCCTCTGGAGCCACATCGGTCAGTTATGCCGCAGTCCAATACATCAAGGACAATGTCCAAGATGTCGGAGAAAAGAACATCCTGCTTTTTGGTACTGGGAAAATAGGTCGCAATACCTGCGAAAATCTGGTCAAGCATACCCATAACGATCATATTGTACTGATCAACAGGACCAAAGAAAGAGCTCAGGAGATAGCCGGTAAATTCAATTTGCAAGTTCGGGACTACAATCAGATCGAAAGTGAGATTGCAAGAACCGATGTCATGGTAGTGGCCACTGGGGCTCAAACACCGACAGCGTCCGCTGAGATCCTCCATCTGACCAAACCCCTATTGATCCTCGATCTTTCCATTCCGCGTAATGTGGATATCAATGTGCAACAAAATCCACTTGTTACTTTGGTGCATCTGGACGAATTGAGCAAGGCTACTCAATCTACCCTGGAAAAGCGATCTGCACATATCCCAATGGCCGAGGAGATCATAGAAGAGGTGAAAACCGAATTCAGCGCCTGGTCTGAGACCCGCAAGTTTGCACCGGTATTGAAAGCACTTAAAAGCAAACTCGCTGACATCAAGACCGGAGAGATCGACAATCAAAGCAGGAAGATCGAAGGTTTTAACCAAGAGCAAGCACAGATTATAAGTGATCGTCTCATCCACAAGATCACCACTCAGGTGGCCAATCACCTGAAAAATGCGAATGGATCTACCCAGATCAGCCTGGAAGTGATTCGTCAGGTATTCCAACTAGAAGAAGAGCATTGA
- a CDS encoding helix-turn-helix transcriptional regulator → MELKNVAQGIYDETQVEEGFFILKFSNDTAENQLFRREVSAHFIQFHFCLKGSASFSFNNGAYRLPIQQGVSLLLYNPQRELPIEVSVSPQSWVISMLIPIRSFHGMFSNEAESISFLSEENRDRKYYKDGPISPSMAIVLNQVMNYNLHPMVKLIYFRAKAYELLSLYFNRSEDVDIEQCPFLVDESNVSKIKNAKQIVINRMAEPPTLQELADEVQLPINRLKEGFKQIYGEPVFTFLFNHKMEVARQMLATGSYNVNEVGLKVGYSTSSHFIAAFRKKFGTTPKKFVMSLTAQGLRT, encoded by the coding sequence ATGGAGTTAAAAAATGTCGCTCAAGGAATATACGATGAAACCCAGGTCGAAGAAGGGTTCTTTATTCTGAAGTTTAGTAACGATACAGCTGAAAATCAGCTATTTAGACGAGAAGTAAGCGCTCATTTTATACAGTTTCATTTTTGCTTGAAGGGCTCGGCCTCCTTTAGCTTCAATAACGGGGCATATCGTCTGCCCATACAACAGGGAGTTTCTTTGTTGCTCTACAATCCGCAAAGGGAATTACCTATCGAGGTTTCGGTGTCCCCACAATCCTGGGTAATATCGATGCTAATCCCCATCCGAAGTTTTCACGGTATGTTCTCTAATGAAGCAGAATCGATTAGTTTTCTCAGCGAAGAGAACAGGGATAGGAAGTACTATAAGGACGGTCCCATTTCACCCTCCATGGCCATAGTCCTCAACCAGGTGATGAACTATAATCTGCACCCTATGGTCAAGCTCATCTATTTCAGGGCCAAAGCATACGAGTTGCTCAGTCTTTACTTTAATCGTTCGGAAGATGTGGATATAGAACAATGTCCTTTTTTGGTGGACGAATCTAACGTGTCCAAGATCAAGAACGCCAAACAGATCGTCATCAACAGGATGGCCGAACCACCTACTTTACAGGAATTGGCCGATGAGGTTCAATTACCAATAAACCGTCTTAAGGAAGGCTTCAAACAGATCTACGGTGAGCCAGTATTTACTTTTTTATTTAATCACAAGATGGAAGTCGCCAGGCAGATGTTGGCAACTGGCAGTTACAATGTGAACGAGGTGGGCTTAAAGGTGGGCTATAGCACTTCCAGTCATTTCATCGCTGCTTTCAGGAAAAAGTTCGGAACCACTCCCAAGAAATTTGTGATGAGCCTGACCGCACAAGGCCTAAGAACTTAA
- the hemH gene encoding ferrochelatase — MSKGVLLVNLGSPDSTDPKDVKRYLDEFLMDPRVIDVPKWARTLLVRGIILNTRPKKSAEAYSKIWWEEGSPLIVLSERLQAKIAQRVNVPVALAMRYGSMSLEKGLKELTDQGVDEIFLMPLYPQFAMATTETITARIDELIEEQFPGVEVKTLEPFYNNPDYIEVLAKSMTESLEGLDYEHLLFSYHGVPERHIRKSDITKSHCKIDGKCCQTPSEAHKYCYRHQCVETTRLVAAKMGLKEGTYSTTFQSRLGFDPWLQPYTDRTIERLGKEGVKKMAIATPAFVSDCLETLEEIAMEGEEIFHEAGGEEFTTIPCLNDRDDFAQLLAGWIDTWVIKDLKTAIA, encoded by the coding sequence ATGTCAAAAGGAGTTCTCTTAGTCAATTTGGGGTCGCCGGACTCGACCGATCCCAAGGACGTCAAGCGATATTTAGATGAGTTTTTAATGGACCCGAGGGTGATCGATGTGCCCAAATGGGCGAGGACTTTACTGGTGCGAGGGATCATACTCAATACACGACCCAAGAAATCGGCAGAAGCATATAGCAAGATCTGGTGGGAAGAAGGATCTCCCCTGATCGTTCTTTCGGAGCGCTTACAAGCCAAAATTGCCCAGCGCGTCAATGTGCCTGTTGCTTTGGCCATGCGTTATGGTAGTATGTCTCTTGAAAAGGGCCTAAAAGAACTGACCGATCAGGGTGTGGATGAGATCTTCCTCATGCCCCTCTATCCGCAGTTTGCTATGGCGACCACAGAAACGATCACTGCACGTATCGACGAACTGATCGAAGAACAGTTTCCTGGTGTCGAAGTAAAGACCCTGGAGCCATTTTATAACAATCCGGACTATATAGAAGTGCTGGCCAAAAGTATGACAGAGTCCTTGGAAGGGCTGGATTATGAGCATTTGCTTTTCAGTTATCACGGAGTTCCGGAGCGGCATATCCGAAAAAGTGACATCACCAAGAGCCATTGTAAGATCGATGGGAAGTGTTGTCAGACACCCTCAGAGGCACACAAATACTGTTACAGACACCAATGCGTGGAAACTACCCGTTTGGTTGCTGCAAAGATGGGCCTTAAAGAAGGCACCTATTCCACTACTTTCCAATCCAGATTAGGTTTTGATCCCTGGTTGCAACCTTATACAGATCGCACCATCGAAAGACTAGGAAAAGAAGGCGTCAAGAAGATGGCAATAGCTACACCGGCATTTGTTAGCGACTGTTTGGAGACTTTGGAAGAAATTGCCATGGAAGGAGAGGAGATCTTTCACGAGGCTGGTGGGGAAGAATTCACCACCATACCTTGCCTGAACGATAGAGACGATTTTGCTCAGTTGCTAGCGGGCTGGATAGATACTTGGGTGATCAAGGACCTGAAAACAGCTATCGCCTAA
- a CDS encoding MATE family efflux transporter, with protein MSKGRKSISLGTEPIPKLLRQQAIPASIGILVMSLNMIVDTIFVGRWIGPLAISAITVVIPVTFFIGAIGLAVGIGGSSVLSRALGAKDYTKALRVFGNQTTITFFTSGTLAVLGLIFQNELIQFFGADDSFMDLALTYYRIVLYGIVMLAMCMMGNNVIRAEGKPKFAMYAMMLPAIGNIFMDYVLIKWLDMGMEGAAWATFASYAVCFAFILWFFISKSELRLKWSSFVLQRDIVKEINALSFVTLARQGTIAVLTILLNNVLITYGDALDVATYGIISRMLMFALFPVIGVNQGFLPIAGYNYGAGQFDRVKEAINTSIKYSGMLAIGIFAIIMLFPTEIVSVFVGSSDGLDETTLANNQEILRRTPDALRWVFALTPIIVVQLIGASYFQAIGKAVPALLLSLTKQGFFLIPLLLILPRYMGVQGVWVSFPIADFLATVVTGYYLNKAVKNDLTPKIAASQS; from the coding sequence ATGTCCAAGGGCCGTAAGTCCATATCACTGGGTACTGAGCCCATTCCCAAACTATTGCGTCAACAGGCAATACCAGCATCTATAGGGATACTGGTAATGTCCCTGAACATGATAGTGGATACCATCTTTGTGGGTCGATGGATCGGTCCGTTGGCTATTTCAGCTATCACCGTCGTGATCCCGGTTACCTTTTTTATCGGGGCTATTGGATTAGCCGTCGGTATTGGCGGTTCGTCGGTATTGAGTAGGGCTTTAGGGGCCAAAGATTACACCAAGGCCCTGCGGGTATTTGGTAACCAGACGACCATTACTTTCTTTACCTCGGGTACTTTGGCGGTATTGGGGTTGATTTTCCAGAATGAGCTGATCCAGTTCTTTGGAGCGGACGACTCCTTTATGGATCTTGCACTGACCTACTATCGAATTGTACTCTACGGTATTGTGATGTTGGCCATGTGTATGATGGGCAACAACGTGATTCGTGCAGAAGGCAAACCTAAATTTGCCATGTATGCCATGATGCTTCCCGCTATAGGGAACATCTTTATGGACTATGTCCTGATCAAGTGGCTGGACATGGGTATGGAGGGTGCAGCTTGGGCAACCTTTGCCAGTTATGCTGTCTGCTTCGCCTTTATTCTTTGGTTCTTTATCTCGAAGAGTGAGCTTCGTCTGAAGTGGTCTTCCTTCGTCTTGCAACGGGATATTGTCAAGGAGATCAATGCCTTGAGTTTTGTTACCCTTGCCCGTCAAGGTACAATTGCTGTTCTGACCATATTGCTGAACAATGTCTTGATCACTTACGGTGATGCCCTGGATGTTGCTACATATGGTATAATCAGCCGGATGTTAATGTTTGCTCTCTTTCCGGTGATCGGGGTTAATCAAGGATTCCTGCCAATTGCGGGTTACAATTATGGTGCTGGGCAGTTTGATCGGGTAAAGGAAGCCATTAATACCTCAATCAAGTATTCCGGCATGTTGGCCATTGGTATATTTGCCATCATCATGCTGTTCCCAACTGAGATCGTTTCTGTTTTTGTTGGATCCTCAGACGGATTGGATGAGACCACACTGGCCAATAATCAGGAGATCCTTAGAAGAACACCTGATGCACTTCGCTGGGTATTTGCACTGACACCCATCATCGTTGTCCAGCTGATCGGGGCCTCGTATTTCCAAGCCATTGGAAAGGCCGTACCAGCTTTGCTGCTGAGCCTTACCAAACAAGGATTCTTCCTGATTCCTTTGCTGTTGATCTTACCCCGATATATGGGTGTACAGGGAGTTTGGGTTTCCTTCCCAATAGCCGATTTTCTGGCTACGGTAGTAACCGGTTATTACCTGAATAAGGCGGTGAAGAATGACCTGACTCCAAAGATAGCTGCCTCCCAGTCCTAA